A single Chryseobacterium sp. DNA region contains:
- a CDS encoding T9SS type A sorting domain-containing protein: MKKMYLCVCTLYAFFGLSAQEVIWQKDIRSSTQDFLSQVTTTIDQQYLITGSCIQSRSGKPEAGSKQNNGYDYHLVKLNQQGEEVWEKYFSGQNHDYLSAAVTTREGGFLVAGTSYSGKGLDKKEESRGGSDIWLIRINEFGDELWQRTLGTSSDEESRAVIQTTDLGFFVAGNVQNSSKGYGSKDVWIIRLDKDGKELSQLILGGRGLDEVEKMIPTKDGGALLGIYSRSGAYMSNSQSAATNPVSAEKPASSAAISPMPKASSNFGEGDYWIVKLDKTGKVEWEKNFGGKGDDHIRTLALTSNGFIIGGESRSERSGNKTVGIEEGTDLWLISLNERGDEQWQKSYNFKNRDILMGMSVIQSQDPGIKNQDITKGILLGGYTQAEGRIEKDDETFWMLYIDGNGNEQWRKHVNGDSRRREERLSDIRLNRDGSIILAGTSAEELGKENWKIVKLGDKQVKDLIQKYDIKIYPNPVSDYAYVEIGFEFKEAEIVVYDMSGRQVQHLKTKNTVTKINTQPLIQGAYLVTIKTDTNKTANAKMIKK, encoded by the coding sequence ATGAAAAAAATGTATCTCTGTGTATGTACCTTATACGCATTTTTCGGCCTGTCTGCCCAGGAAGTGATCTGGCAGAAAGATATCAGGTCTTCCACACAGGATTTCCTAAGCCAGGTGACCACGACCATAGACCAGCAGTATTTAATCACCGGAAGCTGTATACAGTCAAGAAGCGGGAAGCCTGAGGCTGGAAGTAAGCAAAACAACGGTTACGACTACCATCTTGTAAAACTGAACCAGCAGGGTGAAGAAGTCTGGGAAAAATACTTCTCCGGCCAGAACCATGATTACTTATCCGCTGCCGTTACCACCCGGGAAGGAGGATTTCTTGTTGCGGGAACTTCCTATTCGGGGAAAGGGCTCGATAAAAAAGAAGAATCCAGAGGCGGATCAGATATCTGGCTGATAAGAATCAATGAATTCGGAGATGAGCTGTGGCAGAGAACGCTTGGAACTTCATCGGACGAAGAATCCAGAGCGGTAATCCAAACTACAGACTTAGGATTCTTTGTAGCAGGGAATGTGCAAAACTCATCTAAAGGCTACGGTTCCAAAGATGTATGGATCATCCGGCTTGACAAAGACGGCAAAGAACTTTCCCAGCTGATCTTAGGCGGAAGAGGGCTGGATGAAGTCGAAAAGATGATTCCCACGAAAGACGGCGGTGCTTTATTGGGCATCTATTCCAGAAGCGGCGCTTACATGAGTAATTCTCAATCAGCAGCGACTAATCCTGTTTCGGCTGAAAAGCCTGCTTCCTCAGCAGCCATTAGCCCAATGCCAAAAGCCAGCAGCAATTTCGGTGAAGGCGACTACTGGATCGTAAAACTGGATAAGACCGGGAAAGTAGAATGGGAAAAGAACTTCGGCGGCAAAGGCGATGACCATATCAGAACCCTCGCTTTAACCTCAAACGGTTTCATTATCGGTGGAGAGTCCCGATCCGAAAGATCCGGCAATAAAACCGTAGGCATCGAAGAAGGTACAGACCTCTGGCTGATCTCACTGAATGAAAGAGGCGACGAGCAGTGGCAGAAATCCTACAATTTTAAGAACCGCGATATTTTGATGGGAATGAGTGTAATACAGAGTCAAGATCCAGGAATCAAGAATCAAGACATCACCAAAGGAATATTGTTGGGCGGTTATACTCAGGCCGAAGGCAGAATAGAAAAAGATGATGAAACCTTCTGGATGCTGTATATAGACGGAAACGGTAATGAACAGTGGAGAAAACATGTGAATGGAGACTCAAGACGAAGAGAAGAGAGACTTTCAGATATCAGGCTGAACAGGGACGGTTCTATTATATTGGCCGGTACCAGCGCCGAAGAACTGGGCAAAGAGAACTGGAAGATCGTGAAGCTGGGTGATAAGCAGGTGAAAGATCTGATCCAGAAATACGACATCAAAATCTATCCGAATCCTGTATCCGACTATGCTTATGTGGAAATCGGCTTTGAGTTTAAGGAAGCGGAGATTGTAGTTTATGACATGAGCGGAAGGCAGGTTCAGCATCTGAAAACTAAAAATACGGTAACCAAAATCAATACCCAGCCTTTGATTCAGGGTGCTTACCTGGTAACGATAAAAACGGATACGAATAAAACGGCGAATGCTAAAATGATTAAGAAATAA
- the bglX gene encoding beta-glucosidase BglX → MKKLIVLAALALSPVFSAQEMVDKPVQSYQTAQYQAKKKAFVDHLLSKMTLDEKIGQLNLPTSGDFTTGMAQSSDIGKKVEQGLVGGLFNIKGADKIKAVQKVAVEKSRLKIPMIFGMDVIHGYETTFPIPLGLASSWDMNLVQQSAKVAAREAASDGINWTFSPMVDISREPRWGRVSEGSGEDPYLGSEISKNMVYGYQGKDLANGTSILACVKHFALYGAGESGKDYNTVDMSHVRMFNEYFPPYKAAVDAGVASVMASFNEVDGVPATGNRWLQTEVLRNQWKFKGFVVTDYTGINEMVDHGMGDLQQVSALALKAGVDMDMVGEGFLTTLKKSLSEGKVTQAEIDMAARRILEAKYDLGLFDNPYKHGDAKLAAKEVYNMENRNIARNVAAQSMVLMKNENQVLPLKKSGTVAVIGPLVNNSMNMAGTWSVATKHAISVNLVQGLQANYGKEVKFLSAKGANIDYDAKLEEIYAAHGKKTDRDSRSKEELLKEAVDIANKADVIVLAIGESAEMSGESSSRSEITIPQSQVDLLNELKKTGKPIAMVLFTGRPLALTNVKDTPDAILNAWFPGSEAGNAIADVLFGKVNPSGKLPMTFPRSLGQVPIYYNAKNTGRPLDQKLVDKCEYQRFRSNYMDECNTPLYPFGYGLSYTKFNYSDISVSNANPKGNQTIQASVTITNNGNYDGAEVVQLYIRDFVGSITRPVKELKGFQKVFLKKGESKKVTFAISPENLKFYNGDLKYDWESGDFDIMIGTNSDEVKHSKINWTK, encoded by the coding sequence ATGAAAAAACTAATCGTACTCGCTGCCTTAGCTCTTTCGCCGGTATTCTCGGCGCAGGAAATGGTGGATAAACCCGTACAGTCTTATCAGACAGCCCAATATCAGGCAAAAAAGAAAGCCTTTGTAGATCATTTGTTATCTAAAATGACATTGGATGAGAAAATCGGCCAGCTCAACCTGCCGACTTCCGGAGATTTTACGACCGGAATGGCTCAAAGTTCCGATATTGGAAAAAAAGTAGAGCAAGGATTGGTAGGCGGATTGTTCAATATAAAGGGAGCTGATAAAATTAAAGCCGTTCAGAAAGTAGCCGTTGAGAAAAGCCGTTTAAAAATCCCGATGATTTTCGGAATGGATGTTATTCATGGCTACGAAACTACGTTTCCTATTCCATTAGGATTAGCATCATCATGGGATATGAATCTGGTACAGCAGTCTGCGAAAGTAGCCGCAAGAGAAGCCGCTTCAGACGGAATCAACTGGACCTTCTCTCCGATGGTGGACATTTCCCGTGAGCCAAGATGGGGAAGAGTTTCCGAAGGTTCCGGAGAAGATCCGTACTTAGGAAGTGAAATTTCAAAAAATATGGTCTACGGTTACCAGGGGAAAGACCTGGCCAACGGGACCAGTATATTGGCCTGTGTAAAGCATTTTGCATTATACGGAGCCGGCGAATCGGGTAAAGATTATAATACCGTTGATATGAGCCATGTAAGAATGTTCAATGAGTATTTCCCTCCTTACAAAGCGGCTGTAGATGCCGGAGTAGCTTCGGTGATGGCCTCTTTTAATGAAGTGGACGGAGTTCCTGCTACAGGGAACAGATGGCTTCAGACCGAGGTATTGAGAAACCAATGGAAATTCAAAGGTTTTGTAGTAACAGATTATACCGGGATCAATGAAATGGTTGACCACGGAATGGGAGACCTTCAGCAGGTTTCTGCCCTGGCTTTAAAAGCAGGGGTGGATATGGATATGGTAGGAGAGGGCTTTTTAACAACCTTAAAAAAATCCCTGTCCGAAGGAAAGGTTACCCAGGCTGAAATCGATATGGCAGCGAGAAGAATTCTTGAAGCAAAATATGATCTGGGCCTATTCGATAATCCATACAAGCATGGAGATGCAAAATTGGCAGCAAAAGAAGTGTACAATATGGAAAACCGTAATATTGCAAGAAATGTTGCGGCCCAGTCAATGGTTTTAATGAAAAATGAAAACCAGGTGCTGCCATTGAAAAAATCAGGAACTGTTGCGGTAATCGGCCCATTGGTGAACAACTCGATGAATATGGCAGGAACCTGGAGCGTAGCTACCAAGCACGCCATTTCTGTTAATCTGGTGCAGGGGCTTCAGGCGAATTATGGTAAAGAAGTAAAATTCCTTTCCGCAAAAGGTGCCAATATCGATTATGATGCAAAATTAGAAGAGATCTATGCTGCCCATGGTAAGAAAACCGATAGAGATAGCCGTTCTAAAGAAGAATTACTGAAAGAAGCTGTTGATATTGCCAATAAAGCAGACGTTATTGTTTTGGCTATTGGTGAATCTGCTGAGATGAGCGGTGAATCTTCATCAAGATCAGAAATTACCATTCCTCAGTCTCAGGTTGATTTGTTGAACGAATTGAAAAAGACAGGAAAACCAATCGCAATGGTACTTTTCACAGGACGACCATTAGCATTGACCAATGTAAAGGATACGCCTGATGCTATTTTGAATGCGTGGTTCCCGGGATCAGAAGCAGGAAATGCCATTGCAGATGTTCTTTTTGGAAAAGTAAACCCTTCAGGAAAGCTTCCGATGACATTCCCAAGAAGCCTGGGGCAGGTTCCGATCTATTATAATGCTAAAAATACAGGACGCCCTCTGGATCAGAAACTGGTTGATAAATGCGAATATCAAAGATTCCGTTCCAATTATATGGATGAGTGCAATACACCGCTGTATCCTTTTGGGTACGGACTGAGCTATACCAAGTTCAATTATTCAGATATCAGTGTTTCCAATGCCAATCCAAAAGGAAATCAAACCATTCAGGCCTCGGTAACAATAACGAACAACGGGAATTATGACGGGGCAGAAGTCGTTCAGTTGTATATCAGGGATTTTGTAGGAAGTATTACAAGACCGGTTAAAGAATTGAAAGGGTTCCAAAAAGTATTTTTGAAAAAAGGAGAATCGAAAAAAGTAACCTTTGCTATTAGTCCTGAAAATCTGAAATTCTATAATGGAGATCTGAAATATGACTGGGAATCAGGAGACTTCGATATTATGATCGGAACCAACTCTGATGAGGTGAAACATTCAAAAATTAACTGGACAAAATAA
- a CDS encoding prolyl oligopeptidase family serine peptidase, with protein MKLKLKHVPFLLLPFSLSLNAQEVKAELNKEIKRAEKISYILDYPQKTKGNVPLIVFLHGSGERGNNLEMVKAHSPFTYKELIKEPVAILAPQCPADTWWDTVTVYHLIKEIQKKYKIDASRIYLTGLSMGGWGTLKLAMEHPEMFAAVVSVCAPTDQVMTANIQQYKDLNMKIFHGGMDDVVLPENAFKFYQKLHPVNPAAELVIFPNDNHNSWDSAYSNPQLYEWMLSKKKNK; from the coding sequence ATGAAATTAAAATTAAAACATGTTCCTTTTTTACTCCTTCCGTTTTCATTATCGCTGAACGCGCAGGAGGTAAAAGCCGAGCTTAACAAAGAAATTAAGAGAGCCGAAAAAATATCCTATATTCTGGATTATCCGCAAAAAACCAAAGGAAATGTTCCTTTGATTGTATTCCTCCACGGTTCAGGGGAAAGAGGAAATAATCTGGAAATGGTAAAGGCACACAGCCCGTTTACCTATAAAGAACTGATCAAGGAACCGGTTGCTATCCTTGCACCGCAATGTCCTGCAGATACCTGGTGGGATACCGTTACGGTTTACCATTTGATCAAAGAGATTCAGAAAAAATATAAAATTGATGCGTCCAGGATTTACCTTACGGGACTTTCCATGGGAGGCTGGGGAACGCTGAAGCTGGCCATGGAACATCCGGAAATGTTTGCTGCTGTCGTATCAGTCTGTGCCCCGACAGATCAGGTAATGACTGCTAATATTCAGCAATATAAAGATTTGAATATGAAAATTTTTCATGGCGGAATGGATGATGTCGTTTTGCCCGAGAATGCTTTTAAATTTTACCAAAAGCTGCATCCTGTCAATCCTGCGGCAGAATTGGTGATTTTCCCGAATGATAATCATAATTCCTGGGATTCGGCCTATTCAAATCCTCAGCTGTATGAATGGATGCTGTCAAAGAAAAAAAATAAATAA
- a CDS encoding glucoamylase family protein, with translation MKRNVLSIAITSLFFVYSCKNAPIAKQEIGKTEAVKSNITDEQLMDRVQKDALKYFWDYAEPHSMLGRERYHEDNIYPDNDKHVITTGGSGFGLATILVGVERGFVPRKEAVKRLSHIMDFLARADRHKGAWSHWINGETGKTVPFGKKDNGGDLVETAFLTSGILMVREYFKNGNAEEKALAAKCDELWKGIQWNWYTKGGEKVLYWHWSPEYQWEMNFPLEGYNECLITYILAASSPTYSIDAETYYKGWTRNGTYLTEKTKYGLPLYVKHNYAEEYGGPLFWSQYSYIGLDPTGLSDKLIKNYFDINKNQTLIDYQYCVENPKQWKGYGPDYWGLTAGYTRNEDGTTGYTAHMPTHDNGVITPTAALSSFPYTPKESMAFLRFIYTQKPEFIGTAGPYDATSINYNNWFTPRYLAIDQGTIAPMIENYRSGFLWKLFMNAPEIQQGLKKLSFQSPKYGIQ, from the coding sequence ATGAAAAGGAACGTATTATCAATTGCTATCACCTCTTTATTCTTTGTCTATTCCTGTAAAAATGCTCCCATTGCGAAACAGGAAATTGGAAAAACTGAAGCTGTAAAAAGCAATATTACGGATGAACAGCTGATGGATAGAGTGCAGAAAGATGCCCTGAAATATTTCTGGGATTATGCTGAGCCTCATTCGATGTTGGGAAGAGAACGTTACCATGAAGACAATATTTACCCTGATAATGACAAACATGTTATTACCACCGGAGGTTCAGGATTTGGACTGGCCACTATTCTTGTGGGAGTAGAAAGAGGCTTTGTTCCAAGAAAAGAAGCTGTGAAAAGACTGAGTCATATCATGGATTTCTTAGCCAGGGCAGATCGCCATAAAGGAGCCTGGTCTCACTGGATCAATGGTGAAACCGGAAAAACGGTCCCTTTTGGTAAGAAAGATAACGGAGGAGACCTGGTAGAGACGGCATTCCTTACTTCAGGAATTCTCATGGTCCGTGAATATTTTAAAAACGGAAATGCTGAAGAAAAAGCTTTGGCGGCAAAATGTGATGAGCTGTGGAAGGGAATCCAATGGAACTGGTATACCAAAGGAGGTGAAAAAGTATTGTACTGGCACTGGTCACCGGAATACCAGTGGGAAATGAATTTTCCTCTGGAAGGATATAATGAATGTCTGATCACGTATATTTTGGCAGCCTCGTCACCTACCTATTCCATTGACGCGGAAACATATTATAAGGGCTGGACGAGAAACGGAACCTATCTCACAGAGAAAACAAAATACGGATTACCCCTTTACGTAAAACATAACTATGCCGAAGAATACGGAGGTCCGCTTTTTTGGTCCCAATATTCATACATAGGTCTTGATCCGACCGGATTATCAGATAAACTGATTAAAAATTATTTTGATATCAATAAAAATCAGACCCTTATCGATTATCAATACTGTGTGGAAAATCCAAAACAATGGAAGGGCTATGGTCCGGACTATTGGGGATTGACGGCCGGTTATACCAGAAATGAAGACGGAACCACAGGCTATACGGCTCATATGCCAACCCATGATAATGGAGTCATCACTCCGACAGCTGCTCTAAGCAGTTTTCCATACACTCCAAAAGAATCAATGGCTTTTCTAAGGTTTATCTATACCCAGAAACCTGAGTTTATTGGAACGGCCGGGCCATACGATGCTACTTCGATCAATTACAACAATTGGTTCACCCCGAGATATCTTGCAATTGATCAGGGGACAATAGCCCCGATGATAGAAAACTACAGATCAGGATTCCTGTGGAAACTGTTTATGAATGCTCCGGAAATTCAGCAGGGCTTGAAAAAATTAAGCTTTCAGTCTCCGAAGTACGGAATACAATAA
- a CDS encoding RagB/SusD family nutrient uptake outer membrane protein, whose protein sequence is MNKKYIIAAAFLIVGAVNQSCSNDFIDVSPTEAIPESALGEIYNNDEGANNLVTAIYAKFLDWNMSTFAWIGVTSIVSDDADKGSSASDSGSDKDILDALTFTAATPSFKELFASNYQGINRCNQALKYLPQLDKADPQLRERLTGEAKFLRAFMYFTLVRSFGGVPLVDHVPVTGVEADKLMTLTRKSKEEIYAFIEKDLKEAAAVLPSGTGGQRATKGAAHALLAKVYLYQKKWQLAVDETNLVTGYSLTPVFQEIYKVSGENNAESIFEINGSGGTAGRAIQQYSQVQGARGTTGWGWGFATPTQGLYDAYSAADTRRDATIIHRDMTLYDGYYVGPNTENKFYNYKAYSSNYRDQASTDVNIRYLRYAEVLLIRAEAMNELGQTSAAIPFLNQVRNRANIGNTPASSQADVRLDIWKQRRLELAFEHDRWFDLVRTGQAQAAMAADGNKKFIVGKHELFPLPQDFIMEAGGLSAQNPGY, encoded by the coding sequence ATGAACAAAAAATATATCATAGCAGCGGCATTTTTGATTGTAGGAGCTGTTAACCAAAGTTGCAGTAATGATTTTATAGATGTATCCCCTACAGAAGCAATTCCTGAGTCTGCGCTTGGTGAAATTTACAACAATGATGAAGGGGCAAATAATTTGGTTACCGCTATTTATGCCAAGTTTTTAGACTGGAATATGAGTACGTTTGCCTGGATCGGGGTGACGTCAATTGTTTCTGATGATGCGGACAAAGGCTCTAGTGCAAGTGATTCCGGTTCAGATAAAGATATTTTAGATGCTTTGACCTTTACAGCAGCAACGCCATCGTTCAAAGAATTATTTGCTTCTAATTATCAAGGGATTAATAGATGTAATCAGGCATTGAAATACCTTCCTCAGTTAGATAAAGCTGATCCGCAATTACGGGAAAGGTTAACCGGTGAAGCCAAATTTTTAAGAGCATTCATGTATTTTACTTTAGTGAGATCTTTTGGAGGAGTTCCTTTGGTAGACCACGTTCCGGTAACAGGAGTTGAAGCAGATAAACTGATGACGCTTACCAGAAAAAGTAAAGAGGAAATTTATGCATTTATAGAAAAAGACCTTAAAGAGGCAGCAGCAGTTTTGCCATCTGGAACCGGAGGACAAAGAGCTACAAAAGGAGCAGCCCATGCACTTTTAGCTAAGGTCTATCTATATCAGAAGAAATGGCAGCTGGCTGTAGATGAAACTAATTTAGTGACAGGTTATTCATTGACCCCTGTATTCCAGGAGATTTATAAAGTGTCAGGAGAAAATAATGCTGAATCCATCTTCGAAATTAATGGTAGTGGCGGAACAGCAGGAAGAGCAATTCAACAATACAGCCAGGTTCAGGGAGCCAGAGGGACTACCGGTTGGGGCTGGGGATTTGCTACACCTACTCAAGGGCTGTATGACGCTTACTCTGCAGCAGATACAAGAAGGGATGCTACAATTATCCATAGAGATATGACATTATATGACGGATATTATGTAGGTCCAAATACAGAAAATAAATTCTATAATTATAAAGCTTATTCTTCGAACTACAGAGATCAGGCTTCAACAGATGTAAACATTCGCTATTTGAGATATGCCGAGGTATTGTTAATCAGAGCTGAAGCAATGAACGAACTGGGACAAACTTCTGCAGCGATTCCTTTCCTGAATCAAGTAAGAAACAGAGCGAATATCGGGAATACTCCTGCATCTTCTCAGGCAGATGTAAGATTAGATATCTGGAAACAAAGAAGACTGGAGCTTGCTTTCGAGCACGACAGATGGTTTGACCTTGTGAGAACAGGACAGGCTCAGGCGGCAATGGCTGCAGACGGGAATAAGAAATTTATCGTTGGAAAACATGAATTATTCCCGCTTCCGCAAGACTTTATTATGGAAGCAGGTGGATTGTCAGCTCAAAACCCTGGCTATTAA
- a CDS encoding SusC/RagA family TonB-linked outer membrane protein — MKQGNLKYSCLIAVLYFGMNVDAQVTKDSAKVQKIDEVVMIGYGSRKKVDNTTSVSSISAEEVTKTKVLNASQAIQGKAAGVQVIASDAPGSTPTVMIRGLGTVLGGRTPLYVVDGMFTDNINNINSNDILTYDVLKDAAALAIYGNRAANGVIIITTKSGRGKLSVSYDGLVGFRSPLKTIKMANASEFAIYNNAGSKSDYLNPNQPYNTDWFNEITRTGIYNQHNLSISGSSEVAKYFLSLSNYDEQSILKGTDYNRTTVRTNNEFRITKGIRLAQTLSATFTNDTPKSFGAFTNAYKQSPLVPVYYPNGKYGQPIINKASGDISYEGGRFNNVANPVMQLAYDNQKGKNFLLQGGLKLDVDIVKDLKFTSQFSGEYGNYKYYNFVNSKAFWLDSDPMRTENLYSATSPKTRLTNKSQNYYNWVLNNYLTYTKKIDNHDIEVVAGTEASVKNGLETLIINRKDVPVSQDYWNLDKVDYYGNLYSDNDTKAIESIKGNRNTTISYFGRFQYKFMNRYLLSGTIRRDGSSQFAAGNKWGTFPAFGAGWIISEENFLKDGFFDLLKVRGGWGKIGNQNVPLNYLPLSMGASYNYAFGSSPVSNGVTVNKGYDPDLGWEVTEESSLGLDFGILDKRLTGTFDIYNRKTKNLILGVVPYLATGISDVNYSHMGSVVNKGAEVSLNWADKIGEDFTYSIGANYSYNKNTLASIDLSKPVSQIVGGNLGNGVDTKLFNASAVGYALGSFYLYEADGYDEKGNLKFKDLNGNGVTDGGDRRFFDSYIPKSTLGVNISMSYQNWDFALNGYGAFGFKVYNGKKAQRSGGENVEASVANNFWTPTNTNAANPVNPANIPIASTFYLRKRRLLQNQ, encoded by the coding sequence ATGAAACAAGGCAATTTAAAGTATTCATGCCTCATCGCAGTTTTATACTTCGGTATGAATGTAGATGCACAGGTTACCAAGGATTCTGCCAAAGTCCAGAAGATTGACGAGGTCGTAATGATTGGATACGGAAGCCGTAAAAAAGTAGATAACACCACATCTGTCAGCTCGATCAGTGCGGAAGAAGTAACCAAAACAAAGGTTTTAAATGCTTCGCAGGCCATTCAGGGTAAAGCTGCAGGGGTACAGGTTATAGCTTCTGATGCACCAGGCTCTACTCCTACCGTAATGATCAGAGGTCTGGGGACAGTATTGGGGGGAAGAACTCCCTTATATGTAGTAGATGGAATGTTTACTGATAATATTAATAACATCAACTCCAATGACATTCTGACATATGATGTGCTGAAAGATGCTGCTGCATTGGCGATTTATGGTAACAGAGCTGCCAATGGGGTTATCATTATTACCACAAAATCAGGTAGGGGCAAATTAAGCGTTTCCTATGACGGATTAGTTGGATTTAGAAGTCCGTTAAAGACGATCAAGATGGCCAATGCTTCAGAATTTGCCATCTATAATAATGCAGGTTCAAAAAGTGATTATTTAAATCCTAATCAACCCTACAATACGGATTGGTTCAATGAAATTACCAGAACGGGGATTTACAACCAGCATAACTTATCCATTTCCGGATCTTCTGAAGTTGCAAAATACTTTTTAAGTTTAAGTAATTATGATGAACAGTCTATTCTTAAAGGAACTGATTATAACAGAACAACAGTAAGAACTAATAACGAATTTAGAATTACTAAAGGGATCAGGCTGGCTCAGACTTTAAGTGCTACTTTTACCAATGATACTCCTAAATCATTCGGGGCTTTTACCAATGCTTATAAACAATCACCATTAGTCCCTGTATATTATCCAAATGGAAAATACGGCCAGCCAATTATTAATAAAGCTAGCGGTGATATCAGTTATGAGGGAGGAAGGTTTAATAATGTAGCGAACCCTGTAATGCAGCTTGCTTATGACAACCAGAAAGGGAAAAATTTCTTGTTGCAGGGTGGTTTGAAATTAGATGTGGATATTGTTAAAGATTTAAAATTTACTTCTCAGTTTAGTGGAGAATACGGCAATTATAAATACTATAATTTTGTAAACTCTAAGGCTTTCTGGTTGGATAGTGATCCGATGAGAACTGAAAATCTTTATTCAGCTACCTCTCCAAAAACGAGATTAACCAATAAAAGTCAAAACTATTATAACTGGGTACTTAATAATTATTTGACCTATACCAAGAAAATTGACAACCATGATATTGAAGTTGTTGCTGGTACAGAAGCTTCCGTAAAGAACGGTCTGGAGACTTTAATCATTAACAGAAAAGATGTTCCTGTTTCACAAGACTACTGGAACCTTGATAAAGTAGATTACTACGGTAATTTATACAGTGACAATGATACAAAGGCTATTGAATCCATTAAAGGAAACAGGAATACAACAATTTCTTATTTCGGAAGATTCCAATATAAATTTATGAACCGTTATTTATTGAGCGGAACGATCAGAAGAGATGGTTCTTCTCAGTTTGCTGCTGGTAATAAATGGGGTACATTCCCGGCGTTTGGTGCAGGTTGGATCATTTCCGAAGAAAACTTTCTGAAAGACGGATTCTTTGATCTGTTGAAGGTTAGAGGAGGATGGGGTAAAATCGGTAATCAGAATGTACCTCTGAATTATTTACCACTTTCAATGGGAGCTAGCTACAATTATGCTTTTGGAAGCTCTCCTGTAAGTAACGGAGTTACTGTCAACAAAGGTTATGATCCGGATTTAGGATGGGAGGTTACAGAAGAATCTTCTCTAGGCTTGGATTTTGGTATCTTGGACAAGAGATTAACCGGTACTTTCGATATTTATAACAGAAAGACAAAAAATCTTATTTTGGGGGTTGTACCATATTTGGCAACCGGGATTTCTGATGTGAATTATTCTCATATGGGAAGTGTGGTGAATAAAGGAGCTGAGGTAAGCTTAAACTGGGCTGATAAAATAGGTGAAGATTTTACTTATTCAATAGGTGCCAACTATTCTTATAATAAAAACACGCTTGCCAGCATAGATCTTTCTAAGCCGGTTTCCCAAATAGTAGGAGGAAATCTTGGTAACGGAGTGGATACCAAACTTTTCAATGCTTCGGCAGTAGGGTATGCTTTGGGTAGTTTTTATCTGTATGAAGCAGACGGTTATGATGAAAAAGGAAATCTGAAATTTAAAGATTTGAATGGTAATGGCGTAACGGACGGAGGAGACAGACGTTTTTTTGATTCTTATATACCAAAATCAACATTAGGGGTGAATATCTCCATGTCCTATCAAAACTGGGATTTCGCGCTTAATGGTTACGGAGCTTTCGGATTTAAAGTATATAACGGTAAAAAAGCACAGAGAAGTGGCGGTGAAAATGTTGAGGCTTCTGTAGCTAATAATTTCTGGACACCAACAAACACTAACGCCGCGAATCCTGTAAATCCTGCAAATATTCCAATTGCATCAACATTCTATCTTAGAAAGCGGAGATTACTTCAGAATCAATAA
- a CDS encoding DUF4197 family protein encodes MKKYIVAAAILIGTGAVITTTVQSCTTLATSDMGLSIIKRMLLNGIDKGMGVYANKEAFLQNNMVDKALPKELRDINAMLEKIAPSLVAKERDYIAQAAAYTVTTSRPILQGAVNSLNAQDVTRIIQGTTATQILKEKTSQQLVAAIAPKVDEKLNEYGIVKTINTALSGSNFLGSLLGGNNNTVNAGGLSQLASEQLVNGLFNIIEDYEHQNSKSLLGPFGK; translated from the coding sequence ATGAAAAAATATATTGTTGCAGCGGCTATCTTAATCGGAACCGGCGCAGTTATTACCACTACAGTACAATCCTGTACTACCCTGGCGACATCCGATATGGGACTTTCTATTATTAAAAGAATGCTACTCAACGGAATTGATAAAGGAATGGGAGTCTATGCTAACAAAGAGGCCTTTCTACAGAATAATATGGTAGACAAGGCGCTTCCTAAAGAGCTGAGAGACATCAATGCTATGCTTGAGAAAATAGCCCCATCATTAGTTGCTAAGGAAAGAGATTATATCGCACAGGCGGCAGCGTATACTGTTACGACCTCCAGGCCGATATTACAGGGTGCCGTCAACAGCTTAAATGCACAGGACGTAACGAGGATTATCCAGGGAACTACGGCAACGCAGATCCTGAAAGAAAAAACATCTCAGCAGCTTGTGGCAGCCATTGCCCCAAAGGTAGATGAGAAACTGAATGAATACGGAATCGTTAAGACCATCAACACGGCTTTATCAGGAAGCAATTTTCTGGGAAGTCTTTTAGGAGGAAACAACAACACAGTAAATGCAGGCGGGCTTAGCCAGCTGGCTTCAGAACAACTGGTCAACGGACTATTCAATATTATCGAAGACTATGAACATCAGAACTCCAAATCCCTGCTGGGACCATTTGGAAAATAG